The following coding sequences are from one Hyalangium gracile window:
- a CDS encoding TraB/GumN family protein has protein sequence MDHVRRLLLLVLVSATACRSASPKPATAESPPPPPVTTAAEPAKVEPPCADGFIDLERWLSEGLLVLGEYHGTEELPRAVAETVCAAAANGKSAWLALELPRDEQPRIDAFLAAGNEAPLLEGPFWRRDYQDGRSSQAMLGLLREVRRMRSAGRDVRVLAYDIPSTGGTAGEDRDAQMAAFVAQARTQAPAEPMVLLVGNIHATRRLKIPRSMVWHLVKLGVPLKTLNVASRGGTAWMCGATCGVAQLAGEDLGPDRRVLETPEAAKAGYDGLWYVGTVTASPPAWKKP, from the coding sequence ATGGATCATGTCCGCCGGCTGCTCCTCCTGGTCCTCGTGTCCGCTACCGCGTGCCGCTCCGCGTCCCCCAAGCCCGCGACCGCGGAGTCCCCTCCCCCTCCTCCCGTCACGACGGCCGCGGAGCCCGCGAAGGTGGAGCCGCCTTGCGCCGACGGCTTCATCGACCTCGAGCGCTGGCTGTCCGAAGGGCTGCTCGTGCTCGGGGAGTACCATGGCACCGAGGAGCTCCCCCGCGCGGTGGCGGAGACCGTGTGCGCCGCTGCCGCCAACGGAAAGAGCGCGTGGCTCGCGCTGGAGCTCCCTCGGGACGAGCAGCCCCGCATCGACGCCTTCCTGGCCGCGGGGAATGAGGCGCCGCTGCTCGAGGGCCCTTTCTGGCGCCGTGACTACCAGGATGGCCGGAGCAGCCAGGCCATGCTCGGACTGCTGCGCGAGGTGAGGCGGATGCGCTCGGCGGGACGCGACGTGCGCGTCCTGGCCTACGACATCCCCTCCACGGGAGGCACGGCGGGAGAGGATCGCGATGCGCAGATGGCCGCGTTCGTCGCGCAGGCGCGCACCCAGGCCCCCGCCGAGCCGATGGTGCTCCTCGTGGGCAACATCCACGCCACGCGCCGGCTGAAGATTCCCCGCTCGATGGTCTGGCACCTGGTGAAGCTGGGGGTGCCGCTGAAGACCTTGAACGTGGCCTCTCGCGGCGGCACCGCGTGGATGTGCGGTGCCACCTGTGGCGTCGCGCAGCTCGCGGGCGAAGATCTCGGTCCCGACCGACGTGTCCTCGAGACGCCCGAAGCCGCGAAGGCGGGGTACGACGGGCTCTGGTACGTGGGTACCGTCACCGCGTCCCCGCCGGCCTGGAAGAAGCCGTGA
- a CDS encoding OmpA/MotB family protein, which yields MNRTIVSLATVGLLVGCGVPKSQLDAKAMEAENLRRQYGDESEKAKSLEEKVAKLSAELEAAQKERSKSDEALAASEARTRELQKKVEELSALNESLAQSKDKLEKARAELEKKSEQYESLAKSLKDEINAGKIELSELKGRMVVKMKDKILFSSGSVKINPEGQAALAKVAEALKDVPGKLVRVEGHTDDDPTDPKGPFPSNWELSTTRALAVVKLLQDKGVPADKLSAVGYGQFHPIASNRTAQGKSQNRRIEIVLAPEDQAPGTKTKAASR from the coding sequence ATGAACCGGACGATCGTGTCGTTGGCTACCGTGGGGCTTCTCGTCGGTTGTGGCGTGCCGAAGTCGCAGCTCGACGCCAAGGCCATGGAGGCGGAGAACCTCCGCCGGCAGTACGGAGACGAGTCGGAGAAGGCGAAGTCGCTCGAGGAGAAGGTGGCGAAGCTCTCGGCGGAGCTGGAGGCCGCGCAGAAGGAGCGCTCGAAGTCCGACGAGGCGCTCGCCGCCAGCGAGGCCCGCACCCGCGAGCTCCAGAAGAAGGTGGAGGAGCTGTCTGCGCTCAACGAGTCGCTGGCGCAGAGCAAGGACAAGCTGGAGAAGGCCCGCGCGGAGCTGGAGAAGAAGTCCGAGCAGTACGAGTCCCTCGCCAAGAGCCTCAAGGACGAGATCAACGCCGGGAAGATCGAGCTGTCCGAGCTCAAGGGCCGGATGGTGGTGAAGATGAAGGACAAGATCCTCTTCTCCTCCGGCAGCGTGAAGATCAACCCGGAGGGTCAGGCGGCGCTCGCCAAGGTGGCCGAGGCGCTCAAGGACGTGCCGGGCAAGCTGGTCCGCGTGGAGGGCCACACGGACGACGATCCCACCGATCCCAAGGGCCCCTTCCCGAGCAACTGGGAGCTGTCCACCACGCGCGCCCTCGCGGTCGTGAAGCTGCTGCAGGACAAGGGCGTGCCGGCCGACAAGCTCTCCGCCGTGGGCTATGGCCAGTTCCACCCCATCGCCTCCAACCGCACCGCGCAGGGCAAGAGCCAGAACCGCCGCATCGAGATCGTCCTGGCACCCGAGGATCAGGCGCCGGGCACGAAGACGAAGGCGGCGAGCCGGTAG
- a CDS encoding S41 family peptidase translates to MTPCFVSRSLLLGMLVLAAVPSPALAQQRVPARPAASAPARLTTADRAAALKGIQAAIEKSYVFPELRAPIIQRLQQARQAGRYEQDDPILFAERITEDLRAASRDGHMSLSAAPGQYAAALAPPASEEGSEAFHRRRAIRFHHGLAELKLLPGNIRYLRITGFEWVRDETGAAYDGAMRFLRDGDAAIIDLRGNGGGSSAAVQYLTSHFLDEDTLLMTFLQESEPPNQSRTLSHLPAGRMKGKPLYVLIDGGVASASEEFAYHVQQFKLGELVGARTAGGANNNALLPITPGFILSISVGRPAHALSNTNWEGVGIQPTVEAPPEQALDVALSLALTRLSRERAADPVALAEYDWARIQVEARRHPPVVAPTRLKTLAGRYGEVSVTLRDNALWLTRPDRPTRRLSPLTADGLFAVDGMDFLRVRFTARSLELQWQGEPAPRVYEKG, encoded by the coding sequence ATGACCCCGTGCTTCGTGTCACGCTCCCTGCTGCTGGGGATGCTCGTCCTGGCGGCAGTGCCCTCCCCGGCCCTGGCGCAGCAACGCGTGCCAGCCCGCCCCGCGGCATCGGCGCCCGCCCGGCTCACCACCGCCGATCGCGCCGCGGCCTTGAAGGGCATCCAGGCCGCCATCGAGAAGTCCTATGTCTTTCCCGAGCTGCGGGCGCCGATCATCCAGCGGCTCCAGCAGGCGCGGCAGGCCGGGCGCTATGAGCAGGACGATCCGATCCTCTTCGCCGAGCGGATCACCGAGGACCTGAGGGCCGCCAGCCGCGACGGCCACATGTCCCTCAGCGCTGCTCCAGGGCAATACGCCGCCGCCCTGGCGCCTCCGGCGAGCGAGGAGGGTTCGGAGGCGTTCCATCGGCGCCGGGCCATCCGCTTCCATCACGGCCTGGCCGAGCTGAAGCTCCTTCCCGGCAACATCCGCTATCTGAGGATCACGGGCTTCGAGTGGGTCCGCGACGAGACAGGCGCCGCCTATGACGGCGCGATGCGGTTCCTGCGGGACGGCGATGCGGCGATCATCGATCTGCGCGGCAATGGCGGCGGCTCGAGCGCGGCGGTCCAGTACCTGACCAGCCACTTCCTGGACGAGGACACTCTGCTGATGACGTTCCTGCAAGAGTCCGAGCCGCCCAATCAGTCGCGAACCCTGAGCCACCTCCCCGCCGGACGCATGAAGGGCAAGCCGCTGTACGTGCTGATCGACGGCGGGGTGGCCTCCGCCAGCGAGGAGTTCGCCTATCACGTGCAGCAGTTCAAGCTGGGCGAGCTGGTCGGAGCCAGGACGGCTGGCGGGGCCAACAACAACGCGCTGCTGCCCATCACCCCGGGCTTCATCCTCAGCATCTCGGTGGGGCGCCCCGCGCATGCGCTCAGCAACACGAACTGGGAAGGCGTCGGCATCCAACCGACGGTGGAGGCTCCGCCCGAGCAGGCGCTGGACGTGGCCCTGTCGCTGGCCTTGACCCGTCTTTCGCGGGAGCGCGCCGCCGATCCCGTGGCCCTTGCTGAGTACGACTGGGCGCGCATCCAGGTCGAGGCGCGCCGTCATCCGCCCGTCGTCGCCCCGACCCGGCTGAAGACCCTGGCCGGCCGCTACGGCGAGGTCAGCGTCACCTTGCGCGACAACGCCCTGTGGCTGACCCGGCCCGACCGCCCGACACGGCGCCTGTCACCCCTGACGGCGGACGGCCTGTTCGCGGTCGACGGCATGGACTTCCTGCGTGTGCGGTTCACGGCGCGGAGCCTGGAGCTGCAGTGGCAGGGAGAGCCCGCGCCTCGGGTCTACGAGAAGGGCTGA
- a CDS encoding amidohydrolase family protein gives MSRFVSVWSFLFLAGISAAQPAPQSAPPKPRVVRAARLLDVRTGAFLQNPVIVIENERISAVGSGLAIPEGAEVIDLGGATVLPGLIDGHTHLLARMPETPEGYAQDLITKSQAFRALEGAANARATLHAGFTTVRDVESEGAFYADVALRDAIRQGLVEGPRMRVSTRGIGAVGTYYPTGLSPDLKDRPTGAQLISGAEEARRAAREQLGHGADLLKLYADWHHPTLTVEEIRAIVEEAHKAGRKVAAHAVTSEGIRNALAAGADSIEHGHEADRAALELIKKHGAFLVPTIGYFEASVAEATSEQARRASDQRLQSLRKMVSLAHKLGVKIVSGFDASSARNQGRNAWEVVALHRAGLPPIEAIRAATTRAAELLGIQEHVGTLEPGRYADLIALSGDPLADVTELQRVRFVMKGGRVVRDELRPRP, from the coding sequence ATGAGCCGGTTCGTCAGCGTGTGGTCGTTCCTCTTCCTGGCCGGAATCTCGGCGGCCCAGCCCGCGCCCCAGAGCGCGCCACCGAAGCCTCGGGTCGTCCGCGCCGCCCGGCTGCTCGATGTGCGCACCGGCGCCTTCCTCCAGAACCCGGTCATCGTGATCGAGAACGAGCGGATCTCCGCGGTGGGCTCCGGGCTCGCGATTCCGGAAGGCGCGGAGGTGATCGATCTCGGCGGCGCCACCGTGCTGCCAGGGCTGATCGACGGCCACACGCACCTGCTGGCGCGGATGCCCGAGACGCCCGAGGGCTATGCGCAGGATCTCATCACCAAGTCCCAGGCGTTCCGAGCCCTGGAGGGCGCGGCCAACGCCCGGGCCACGCTGCACGCCGGCTTCACGACCGTCCGGGACGTCGAGAGCGAGGGCGCCTTCTACGCGGACGTCGCGCTGCGAGATGCCATCCGCCAGGGGCTCGTGGAGGGCCCCAGGATGCGGGTGTCCACCCGGGGGATTGGCGCGGTGGGCACCTACTACCCGACGGGCCTCTCACCCGATCTGAAGGACCGGCCCACCGGCGCGCAGCTCATCAGCGGCGCCGAGGAGGCGCGACGCGCGGCACGGGAGCAGCTCGGCCATGGCGCGGACCTCCTCAAGCTCTACGCGGACTGGCACCACCCTACCCTCACCGTGGAGGAGATCCGGGCCATCGTCGAGGAGGCGCACAAGGCCGGCCGCAAGGTGGCCGCCCACGCCGTGACGAGTGAAGGCATCCGCAACGCCCTGGCAGCCGGCGCGGACTCCATCGAGCACGGGCATGAGGCGGACCGCGCCGCGCTGGAGCTCATCAAGAAGCACGGGGCCTTCCTCGTCCCCACCATCGGCTACTTCGAGGCGTCCGTGGCGGAGGCGACCAGCGAGCAGGCACGGCGGGCAAGCGACCAGCGGCTCCAGTCCCTGCGCAAGATGGTGTCGCTCGCGCACAAGCTCGGCGTGAAGATCGTCAGCGGCTTCGACGCGAGCTCGGCACGCAACCAGGGACGCAACGCCTGGGAGGTGGTGGCGCTCCACCGGGCCGGGCTGCCGCCCATCGAGGCGATCCGGGCGGCCACCACGCGGGCCGCGGAGCTGCTCGGGATCCAGGAGCACGTGGGCACGCTGGAGCCCGGCAGGTACGCCGACCTGATTGCGCTCTCTGGCGACCCGCTCGCGGACGTGACGGAGCTGCAGCGCGTGCGGTTCGTGATGAAGGGTGGACGGGTGGTCCGAGACGAGCTCCGCCCCCGGCCGTGA
- a CDS encoding FHA domain-containing protein: MPLNFSMLTRTALRDPAGFIVQVRAPLLIWETPPAQAHQLAWVTQPGSAPERSAASEPLIFEVRKGVHARPTGLGFGITVGRAANNDIMLDDPTVSRFHAAFQQDERTGVWHLHDAESQNGTFVGDARVDARIPAPLASGTRLRFGEVKVLFLQPEAFASWVLTRTVAGDG, translated from the coding sequence TTGCCACTGAACTTCTCCATGCTGACGCGGACGGCGCTGCGCGATCCCGCGGGCTTCATCGTGCAGGTGCGCGCGCCGTTGCTGATCTGGGAGACACCGCCCGCGCAAGCACACCAGCTGGCGTGGGTGACGCAGCCGGGGAGCGCGCCGGAGCGCTCCGCGGCCTCCGAGCCGCTCATCTTCGAGGTGCGCAAGGGCGTGCATGCGCGCCCCACGGGGCTGGGCTTCGGCATCACCGTGGGCCGGGCCGCCAACAACGACATCATGCTGGACGATCCCACGGTGAGCCGCTTCCACGCCGCCTTCCAGCAGGACGAGCGCACGGGGGTGTGGCACCTGCACGACGCGGAGAGCCAGAACGGCACCTTCGTGGGTGACGCCCGCGTGGACGCGCGCATCCCCGCGCCGCTGGCCAGTGGCACGCGGCTGCGCTTCGGAGAGGTGAAGGTGCTCTTCCTGCAGCCCGAGGCCTTCGCGAGCTGGGTGCTCACGCGCACGGTCGCGGGGGACGGGTAG
- a CDS encoding ribonuclease T2 family protein has product MRHIVPSLVLFSVLSACVRATPAPSEPSPSTGGGTSSVRAEPRLVAREFNLRPVESGSTPTEQSASGSPNGGPGVAATFGLYVLALSWEPNFCCGHSGKEECQGLDGSFGATHLTIHGLWPNYTDAQAKQAGASWPQYCAPYGSCNTKNPAPGCDPDTSTIPDDMKIYGPGYVSDDYFLADHEWPKHGSCTGLDSGTYFSAAISALKSLPGDQGTPGLLTKSVGGTVAATELRAAFGSPESVMLSCDSSCNLSQVSICLANTNSPPFVTRTACPSNATSSSYDNGCFVNNCQNVTIQAAGQCSSGGSSSGGGTGGQCGNPGQGPACTEDSACVSQGYLRCAKSGCCTTVPL; this is encoded by the coding sequence ATGCGCCACATCGTCCCAAGCCTTGTCCTCTTCAGCGTGTTGTCCGCCTGTGTCCGTGCGACGCCCGCGCCTTCCGAGCCCTCGCCATCGACGGGCGGGGGCACTTCATCCGTCCGCGCCGAGCCCCGCCTGGTGGCCCGCGAGTTCAACCTGCGCCCCGTGGAGTCCGGCAGCACTCCCACCGAGCAGAGCGCCTCGGGCAGCCCCAACGGAGGCCCCGGCGTGGCGGCCACCTTCGGGCTCTATGTGCTGGCGCTCTCCTGGGAGCCCAACTTCTGCTGCGGCCACTCCGGCAAGGAGGAGTGCCAGGGTTTGGATGGCAGCTTTGGCGCCACCCACCTGACGATCCATGGCCTGTGGCCGAACTACACGGATGCGCAGGCGAAGCAGGCGGGCGCCAGCTGGCCCCAGTACTGCGCTCCCTATGGCTCCTGTAACACGAAGAACCCGGCCCCCGGCTGCGACCCGGATACTTCCACCATTCCGGACGACATGAAGATCTACGGCCCCGGCTACGTGTCCGACGACTACTTCCTGGCGGACCACGAGTGGCCCAAGCACGGCAGCTGCACCGGCCTGGACTCCGGCACCTACTTCTCCGCGGCCATCTCCGCGCTGAAGAGCCTGCCCGGTGATCAGGGCACCCCCGGACTGCTGACGAAGAGCGTGGGCGGCACGGTGGCTGCCACGGAGCTGCGGGCGGCCTTCGGCTCTCCCGAGTCCGTCATGCTCAGCTGCGACTCCAGCTGCAACCTGTCGCAGGTCAGCATCTGTCTGGCGAATACGAACTCGCCCCCGTTCGTGACCCGGACCGCCTGTCCGAGCAACGCGACGAGCTCCTCTTATGACAACGGCTGTTTCGTCAATAATTGCCAGAACGTGACGATTCAGGCTGCGGGTCAGTGCTCTTCAGGCGGCTCCAGCTCCGGCGGTGGCACGGGCGGCCAGTGCGGCAACCCGGGGCAGGGGCCTGCCTGCACCGAGGACTCCGCCTGCGTCTCGCAGGGCTATCTGCGCTGCGCGAAGTCAGGCTGCTGCACCACCGTGCCCCTCTGA
- a CDS encoding methyl-accepting chemotaxis protein, with translation MAFRNSIATKLLIALCGVITLALCLLVFVVNERSSQVAEAQATQTATEVAERYSVMIKARLDAVMIPVRTVAQAFIAQKVTGATDRRHGDALLRKVAEGNPGLLGTWTVWEPNAYDGRDASFVNTPGTDATGRYIPYWNRGTGEIRLEPTVDYHHETLGGPSDYYLLPKQSGREIIMNPFSYTVAGKPTLMTSAIVPLLLDGKFLGVVGADLALDQIQQEILKIHPFEKGHLLLVSNNGAYVSHPSPELRGQPLGSSRSEELVKSTLASGGTTTARIDSELLGGEAIQVVIPFRVGNTTTPWALAVLVPLDQVLAPAHELRRFTITLGVLGMGALGLAVIVVVRRITRPLRTISTVAERIAEGDLTGKLDHRSNDEIGVLAEAFRSMQQRLAQVIGEVRTGASALSSASAQLSTMSQSLSTGTSEQAATAEEVTSNLQRMSTSIAQNAESSRRVETIAREGATSVEACNRAVTETVEAMKQIASRISIIEDIAYQTNLLALNASIEAARAGPQGRGFAVVASEVRKLAEGSQASAKQIIDLASRSVKIAERSGAMLGQLVPSIGSTTQLMKDVALASNQQASGVGQINHAMLSLNLATQRNASAAEELSSMAEELASQAESLLQLMGFFRVSEAARQGPMGGSVAPPGAASQPPGTPRPYPHPPPESAAGGLGPAAMRRWRR, from the coding sequence ATGGCCTTCCGAAACAGCATCGCCACCAAGCTGCTCATCGCCCTCTGCGGCGTCATCACCCTTGCCCTCTGCCTCCTCGTCTTCGTCGTCAACGAGCGGTCTTCCCAGGTCGCCGAGGCGCAGGCGACGCAGACCGCGACCGAGGTGGCCGAGCGTTACTCGGTCATGATCAAGGCCCGGCTCGATGCGGTGATGATCCCCGTCAGGACGGTGGCGCAGGCCTTCATCGCGCAGAAGGTCACTGGCGCCACCGATCGCCGGCATGGCGACGCGTTGCTGCGGAAGGTCGCCGAGGGCAACCCCGGGCTGCTGGGCACCTGGACGGTGTGGGAGCCCAACGCCTACGACGGGCGGGATGCGAGCTTCGTGAACACGCCCGGCACGGATGCCACGGGGCGATACATCCCCTACTGGAACCGCGGCACGGGAGAGATCCGGCTCGAGCCCACCGTCGACTACCACCACGAGACCCTGGGGGGACCGAGCGACTACTACCTGCTGCCCAAGCAGAGCGGGAGGGAGATCATCATGAACCCCTTCAGCTACACCGTCGCCGGCAAGCCGACGCTGATGACCAGCGCCATCGTTCCGCTCCTGCTCGACGGCAAGTTCCTCGGGGTGGTGGGCGCGGACCTCGCGCTCGATCAGATCCAGCAGGAGATCCTGAAGATCCACCCCTTCGAGAAGGGCCACCTGCTCCTCGTCTCGAACAACGGCGCGTACGTCTCGCACCCGTCGCCGGAGCTTCGCGGCCAGCCGCTGGGGAGCTCACGTTCCGAGGAGCTGGTGAAGTCGACGCTCGCGAGTGGCGGCACGACCACGGCCCGGATCGACTCGGAGCTCCTGGGGGGCGAGGCGATCCAGGTCGTGATTCCCTTCCGGGTGGGAAACACCACGACACCATGGGCGCTCGCGGTGCTCGTGCCGCTCGACCAGGTGCTCGCTCCGGCGCACGAGCTGCGCCGCTTCACCATCACGCTGGGCGTGCTCGGGATGGGGGCTCTCGGCCTGGCGGTCATCGTCGTGGTCCGCCGCATCACCCGTCCCCTGAGGACGATCTCCACCGTCGCCGAGCGCATCGCGGAGGGCGATCTCACCGGGAAGCTCGACCACCGCTCCAACGACGAGATCGGCGTCCTGGCGGAAGCGTTCCGGTCGATGCAGCAGCGGCTGGCCCAGGTGATTGGAGAGGTCCGCACGGGCGCGAGCGCGCTCTCGTCCGCGTCCGCGCAGCTGTCGACGATGTCCCAGTCCCTCTCCACCGGCACGAGCGAGCAGGCCGCGACCGCCGAGGAGGTGACGTCGAACCTCCAGCGGATGAGCACCTCCATCGCCCAGAACGCCGAGAGCAGCCGTCGCGTCGAGACGATCGCGCGCGAGGGGGCGACGAGCGTCGAGGCGTGCAACCGGGCGGTCACCGAGACGGTGGAGGCGATGAAGCAGATCGCCTCGCGCATCTCCATCATCGAGGACATCGCGTACCAGACGAACCTGCTGGCGCTCAACGCCTCCATCGAGGCCGCGCGCGCGGGTCCCCAGGGGAGAGGCTTCGCGGTCGTCGCCTCCGAGGTGCGCAAGCTCGCGGAGGGGAGCCAGGCCTCCGCGAAGCAGATCATCGACCTGGCCTCCAGGAGCGTGAAGATCGCCGAGCGCTCGGGGGCGATGCTCGGCCAGCTCGTCCCATCGATCGGGAGCACCACCCAGCTGATGAAGGACGTGGCCCTCGCGTCCAACCAGCAGGCATCGGGTGTCGGCCAGATCAACCACGCGATGCTGAGCCTGAACCTGGCGACGCAGCGCAACGCCTCGGCCGCCGAGGAGCTGTCGAGCATGGCGGAGGAGCTGGCATCGCAGGCCGAGAGCCTGCTGCAGCTGATGGGCTTCTTCCGCGTGAGCGAGGCCGCGCGCCAAGGCCCCATGGGAGGCTCCGTCGCCCCGCCGGGCGCCGCGAGCCAGCCCCCCGGCACGCCCAGGCCCTACCCACACCCGCCGCCCGAGAGCGCGGCGGGTGGGCTGGGGCCCGCGGCCATGCGTCGCTGGCGACGGTGA
- a CDS encoding TlpA disulfide reductase family protein, translating to MRFTFLLCLLTTTLVHAQQSTSAPEPSSSTAPADDAPTVVKLASQKVTIPAAQIPLTTLDGKDVRLGDHDAKVVVVSLWSTISPEHSVLKYLEGLHKSYRGSKDVVVLAINVDMPKNADDMAVIREIAKEMGVTYPMLIDKELKLLALSNERLRPEGMERNTFTLPPFLLFSRKFEKMEQPSRITAEKDEEIVKELRKEVERVRQRK from the coding sequence ATGCGCTTCACCTTCCTGCTGTGCCTGCTCACCACCACCCTGGTGCATGCGCAGCAATCCACCTCCGCACCTGAGCCTTCCAGCAGCACTGCTCCGGCGGATGACGCGCCCACGGTGGTCAAGCTGGCCAGCCAGAAGGTCACCATCCCGGCGGCGCAGATCCCCCTCACCACGCTGGACGGCAAGGACGTGCGCCTGGGCGACCATGACGCCAAGGTGGTGGTGGTCTCGCTCTGGAGCACCATCTCCCCCGAGCACTCGGTCCTCAAGTACCTGGAGGGGCTCCACAAGAGCTATCGCGGCAGCAAGGACGTGGTCGTCCTCGCCATCAACGTGGACATGCCGAAGAACGCGGACGACATGGCGGTGATTCGGGAGATCGCGAAGGAGATGGGGGTCACGTACCCGATGCTCATCGACAAGGAGCTCAAGCTCCTGGCCCTGTCCAACGAGCGGCTTCGCCCCGAGGGAATGGAGCGCAACACGTTCACGCTTCCGCCGTTCCTCCTCTTCTCGCGCAAGTTCGAGAAGATGGAGCAGCCTTCGAGGATCACCGCCGAGAAGGACGAGGAGATCGTGAAGGAGCTGCGCAAGGAGGTGGAGCGGGTACGGCAGCGCAAGTAG
- a CDS encoding MarR family winged helix-turn-helix transcriptional regulator, with translation MSAPQPPTLGTLLRHLVETLDDAVEQAYAHAGLDYRPRYTPVVRALLALGPTSLREIAQRAGITHSAVSQTVSQMVARGLVSLQPGKDARERIVSLTPAAEAMLPALERQWAATNAAAAGLDGELSAPLSRVLREAIAALERRPFSERIDEAAKRLEPHRKKVRS, from the coding sequence ATGTCAGCGCCTCAGCCCCCTACGCTCGGCACACTCCTCAGGCACCTCGTCGAGACGCTCGACGACGCCGTCGAGCAGGCCTATGCCCACGCCGGTCTGGACTACCGCCCGCGCTACACCCCGGTCGTGCGGGCCCTGCTGGCGCTCGGGCCGACCTCGCTCCGGGAGATCGCCCAGCGCGCCGGAATCACCCACTCGGCGGTCAGCCAGACGGTGTCGCAGATGGTGGCGCGCGGCCTGGTCAGCCTCCAACCCGGGAAGGACGCGCGGGAGCGGATCGTCTCCCTCACGCCCGCCGCCGAGGCGATGCTCCCCGCGCTCGAGCGCCAGTGGGCCGCGACCAATGCGGCCGCCGCGGGCCTGGACGGCGAGCTCTCCGCCCCGCTCTCTCGAGTGCTCCGCGAGGCGATCGCGGCCCTGGAGCGCCGGCCGTTCTCGGAACGGATCGACGAGGCGGCGAAGCGACTGGAACCTCACCGAAAGAAGGTGCGCTCATGA